CGGCAGCGCCGGCACCTACAACCTGCTGCAGCCCGAGATCTCGAAACAGCTGCGCGACCGCAAGGTCCAGACGCTCGAGGCCAAGGCGCCGCAGCTCATCGCCGCGGGCAACATCGGCTGCATGATGCAGATCGGCTCGGGCACCGGGCTGCCGGTCGTGCACACCGTTGAGCTGCTCGACTGGGCCACCGGCGGGCCGAGGCCGCGCGCACTCGAGGCGCTGGACTGACCCCATAGACTCTCCGCAAGCGCCCCAATTTCGCCCCAGACGCGCCCTAGCGTAGGCGGGCGAACAGGGAGTCATTTGCGTGAGAAACCTCATTGCGCTGCTCGCCGCGCTGCTGGCCGCGCCAGCTTTCGGGCAGAGTGGCCTGTTTTCCATGGAAAGCCGCGAGGACGGGCGCGGCTGGGAGGCGGTCGGGCGGCTGGAAATCGGCGGCAAGGCCTTCTGCACTGGCGCACTGATCGCGCCGGACCTCGTGCTCACCGCAGCGCATTGCCTGTTCGATGCGCAGAGCGGCGCGCGGGTGCCGGTGGAGCAGATCCAGTTCCTCGCCGGATGGCGCAACGGCCGCGCCGCTGCCTACCGGCGGGTGCGCCGGGCGCTGTCGCTCGACAGCTACGACTTCAAGGCCCCGGCCAGCCCCGAGCGGGTCCGCAGCGACCTCGCGGTGATCGAGCTGCAGCTGCCGATCCGCAACAGCGCCATCGCACCCTTCAGCCTCGGCCCCTTCCCCGAGGCAGGGGACGAGCTGGGCGTCGTCTCCTATGCACATGACCGATCGGAAGCCCCTGCCTTGCAGGACTACTGCGGCGTGCTTGACCGACAGGAGGGCATGCTGGTGCTCGACTGCACGGTGGATTTCGGCAGCTCCGGCTCGCCAGTTTTCTCGTTCGAGGGCAGCGCGCCGCGCATCGTTTCGGTGATCTCGGCCAAGGCCGAGGCCGGCGGCGCGCCGGTCTCGCTGGCCACCGGCCTTTCGGGCCCGCTTGCCGAACTGCGCGGCGCGCTCGAGGAAGACATCGTGCTCAACCCGCTCGTCGCGGGCACACGGCGGGACACCGGTGCGAAGTTCATCAAACCATGAGGGGGGTTTTCGCCCTTCTCCTGCTGCTGCCGGGGGTGGCATGGGCTCAGGCGAATTTCGACGTGATCGACGGGCGCGGCGATCTGCTCGGCTGGGAGGCCGTGGGGCGTCTCGACGCCAAGGGCGCCTTTTGCACCGGCGCACTCATTGCCCCGGACATCGTGCTGACCGCCGCCCACTGCGTCTACACCCCTGACGGCACGCCACGCCCGCCCGAGAGCCTGACCTTTCGCGCCGGATACGCGCGCGGCACCGAGATCGTCGCGCAGCGGGTGCGCCGCTGGGTCACCCCGCCCGGCTACGTCCAGCGCCCGCGGCCGACCCATGAGACCGTGGCGGTCGACGTCGCGCTGCTCAAGCTCGAGGCGCCGATCACCACTGCGGAGGCCGATCCCTTCCGCCTCCTGCAGCATGCGCCCGAGGGCAGCGAGGTCACAGTGCTCAGCTATGGCAAGGGCCGCGAAGACGTGCTCTCGCGCGAGCCCTCCTGCGCGGTCACCGGGCATTTCGCCGACGGCATCCTGGGCTTTGACTGCGAGGTGACCTTCGGCAGCTCCGGCGCGCCGGTCTTCCTGCGTGAGAACGGGCGGCTGCGGATCCTGTCGGTGATCTCCTCGAGCGGCGGCGGTGCGGCCTACGGGCCGGGGATCGCGGCGCTGGTGCCCGACCTGGCGGCACGGCTGCGCGCTGACGCCGCCCGCCCGGTGGCCAGCGCCGGCGCGCGGCGCATCACCGTCGGCGGCGGGCGCGACGGCACCGGCGCGCGCTTCGTGAAACCTTGAGATCGCCGCCTCTTGAAAGCGCAAAAATCCCTCCCCATCTGAGCGTTACCGGGGTGCCTGAGACAGGGCCCTGGATCAACCCCGCGCCTGTTCCGGATGGAAAGGCGCAGCACAAAGCTATCGCACGTTTCGCTCAATGGAGGATTCCCATGCGACATTTCGATCTTGCCCCGCTCTATCGCGCCACGGTCGGCTTCGACCAGATCGCCGACATGATGGACCGGGTGCTGGCCAGCGACGTGGCCCAGCCCAGCTACCCCCCCTACAACATCGAGAAGACCGCCGATGATGCCTACCGCATCTCGATCGCCGTGGCCGGCTTCGCCGACGAGGACCTTTCGGTCGAGGTGAAAGAGCACGCGCTGGTGGTCTCTGCCAAGAAATCCGAAGACAGCGAAGGCCGCACCTACCTGCACCGCGGCATCGCCACGCGCGCCTTCGAACGCCGCTTCACCCTTGCCGATCACGTCCGGGTCGAGGGCGCAACGCATGAGAACGGCATGCTGCACATCGATCTGCGCCGCGAGATCCCCGAAGCGCTGAAACCGCGCCGGATCGCCATCGCCAAGCCGCAGGCCTCGAAGGCCATCGAGAAGGACGTGGTCGACTCGCAGTCGGTCAACTGACCGGCGCGTCCTGACCTGACGAGGGCCCCGCTGGACGCAGCGGGGCCCTTCTTGCGTCTTGCCCCCGCCGCTGCAGGGCCACACCGCTACGCGCCGACCTCGAGCACCACCGCGCCGGCCCGGTGCCGGGTCTCGACCAGACGATGCGCCTCGGC
The sequence above is a segment of the Alloyangia pacifica genome. Coding sequences within it:
- a CDS encoding trypsin-like serine peptidase, yielding MRNLIALLAALLAAPAFGQSGLFSMESREDGRGWEAVGRLEIGGKAFCTGALIAPDLVLTAAHCLFDAQSGARVPVEQIQFLAGWRNGRAAAYRRVRRALSLDSYDFKAPASPERVRSDLAVIELQLPIRNSAIAPFSLGPFPEAGDELGVVSYAHDRSEAPALQDYCGVLDRQEGMLVLDCTVDFGSSGSPVFSFEGSAPRIVSVISAKAEAGGAPVSLATGLSGPLAELRGALEEDIVLNPLVAGTRRDTGAKFIKP
- a CDS encoding trypsin-like serine peptidase — encoded protein: MRGVFALLLLLPGVAWAQANFDVIDGRGDLLGWEAVGRLDAKGAFCTGALIAPDIVLTAAHCVYTPDGTPRPPESLTFRAGYARGTEIVAQRVRRWVTPPGYVQRPRPTHETVAVDVALLKLEAPITTAEADPFRLLQHAPEGSEVTVLSYGKGREDVLSREPSCAVTGHFADGILGFDCEVTFGSSGAPVFLRENGRLRILSVISSSGGGAAYGPGIAALVPDLAARLRADAARPVASAGARRITVGGGRDGTGARFVKP
- a CDS encoding Hsp20 family protein → MRHFDLAPLYRATVGFDQIADMMDRVLASDVAQPSYPPYNIEKTADDAYRISIAVAGFADEDLSVEVKEHALVVSAKKSEDSEGRTYLHRGIATRAFERRFTLADHVRVEGATHENGMLHIDLRREIPEALKPRRIAIAKPQASKAIEKDVVDSQSVN